A stretch of DNA from Spirosoma endbachense:
TTAAAGCCAAACAAAATGTAAATCTGATCGTCCTCAAAAATCGACGCCGACGGCCAACTGTAACCCTGGCTTCCGCGGGCGATAGCCTAAAGCCAACCAGCTGGTTTGGACAGAAGTTTAATGCACTGGTGGCCCTCAATGGTACATTCTTCGATACAAAAAACGGGGGCTCAGTGGATCTGATCAAGATTGATGGGCACGTTATGGATACAACCCGAGTAGCGGGTAAGCCACTGATCGAGCACCAGCAGGCCGCCATTGTGATTCATAATAACAAGGTTCAGATTGTGTTTGGTGGGAATCGACCCGGTTGGGATCGTCAGCTACCCGAGGAGCACGTCATGACAACTGGCCCACTCCTGCTCCAATATAACAAACCACACCCGCTGGTTAAAAATGCGTTCAACGATAATCGTCATCCGCGTACCTGCCTGTGTATAGGTCCGGGCAAACGACTTATTCTGGCCACGGTTGATGGGCGTAACGCCAATGCTCAGGGAATGAACCTTCACGAACTGACCGACTTAATGCGCTGGCTCGGTTGCCGCGATGCCATTAACCTCGACGGGGGCGGCTCAACAACGCTCTGGATCCGGTCGGTTGGCCAGGGTAGTCAGGGCGTGGTCAATTACCCTTCTGATAGTAAACAATGGATTCATACCGGCGAGCGGCCCGTTAGCAACGTCGTACTGATCCGATAAGAAATCCTCGCCATTTAGTGTGTGCCTATTTTCCAAAGTAATTGGTTTATTGTGCTTCCTGATTAGTTGCGGCTATGTTATGAGCGTTGACTGTGAAAAAGATGCCATCCGTTTATTTTCCACCACTGCCTAACAAGTTCTAGCCGATCCACCCAGATTCCCTTTAGCTTTGCGCATTGTCACTACTACAGCAATAGCTAAGACTGCAAGGCTGAGCAACGTACTTCCGATTCGATAAACTAACATGAGTAAACACCAAGAAGCCCTTCAGGATGCGCCAAAATTCCGGTTCTGGAAAAGTCAGATGGAAAGTAACGGCATCAAGATTAACGCTATCAATGATTTTTATATCCGGCGTCGGCACAACGGCGAAGTGTTGTTTGCGATGCTTGAAGTAGATGCCGATACGCCTGAAGGTGATAAAATTCCGCCTGCCCTTTTTCTGAAAGGCCATGCAGCGTCGATCCTGGTTTCGCTGATTGATAACGAGACGAAACAAAAATTTGTGGTACTGGTACGACAACGTCGCATTTCGGACGGCTCCCAAACCTACGAGCACCCTGCTGGAATGGTCGATGCCGGTGATGCACCAGATGAAGTAGCAGCCCGCGAATTAGGGGAAGAAATTGGTTTGGACGTTACAGCCGCTGATCTTACGAAACTAAATCCACGGCTGTGGTTTCCGAGCACAGGCACCAGTGACGAAGCCATGCATTTTTTCTTTATCGAACGCGAGCTTCCCCGCGACGAAATCATGGCCTTTCATCATAAAGATATGGGTAACCAATCTGAATTTGAGCGCATTACAACTGTGGTAACAACGTTACCCGAAGCACATAAAGTAGTAAATAATGTCAATGGTCTGCTGATTCACTTCCTCTATCTGCAACACGTTGGCGATTATGAAACGATGAAATTGCTATAATTGCCGTGGTGTCGGGTTGGAGACCCCGACACCACCGTATCAACATCAAAAATTGAGTGGATCGAGGTTCTTGAAATGTCCATTCATGCGAATGCGTTGCTTGGTACGCTCCATATCGGCAACGACAGGCAACACATTATTGAGATGCTGGATCAGAAAAAGCTGGCGCTCGGCTTCGGTTTCAAGCGTCAGGAGTTCATATTCCTGCTCTACAGACAGACCAACTTTGTGAGCGACTTTATAGGAGAAATTGGCGCTGGCCGAATCATAATCCGTTTCAATCTGCAATAAATTATAAAGCCGTTCCAGCCGTTCTGTCAGCGGAATAGCATGGGCACTAAAGCCATCTCCTGGTTCAACCAGTTCGACATCACCGCCAGCGTAGAGTTTCCCGGCTACCGGATTTTCAAAATTGACTAACCGAAAAACGGTCACCCCTTTCGATTTAATGTCCATCCGGCCATCGTCGTAGCGCTTGTGAAGGGTTGTTACGTGCATTTCGGTGCCGTAGCCGGGCAATTTATTGTTGATAAAGGCTGGAATTCCGAATGTCCGCTCCTCTTCCAGACATTCATTGATGAGTTGGCGATAGCGCGGCTCGAAGATGTGAAGGTTCAAATCTTCGCCCGGATAAACGATTAGGTTAAGCGGGAACAGCGGTAACGTCTTTTCCATAGCGTCGAAAAGGTACGGGTTTTCAGCCAAAAATCGCGTCAGCTGCCAAAAAACGCACGTTTCGTGCACGAGCTTCCGCATAAATCGAGTCAGCAAGATAGCCCAGGCCGGTCACATCTGACATGCAATCCGTTACAACGACAATTTTGGCGATAAGAGTCGGAGCGAAGTCCAGAATCTGTTTCAAACTATTGGCCACGCAATGCGATTTAGCCTCGCCCATCAGATAGACCGTATCGAAACGCTCAAGATCAGCGATTAACTTCGTGTTAAGTTGCGTTTCGGGTACGTTCGGGTCAGGAACCTGCGCCCGAAAGATCCCAAAATGCTCTGATAAAGGATGCAGCCCTTTTGGAACAGCCACATAATCGAGTTCACGCTTCCGCGACCAGACTTTTAGGGCATCGAGCAACGTATCGTGCAGGGCGGCACCACGCGAGCCAATCAGGCAATGTTCAGGCCATATAAAGTGTTGAAACTGGCCATCGGCCTCCAGATCATGAACATACTGACGGGCCTTTTCGACCGAAAAACGAGGCACCCAACGTCCTGCGTCTACGTCATCGGCTGAAATGTGGGTAAAAGGGGCCGGGTGTTGCCCATTTTCATCCTGCCAGAACAGTGGATGAGCAATATCGAGCAGATGATGCGTATCGAGCGTTACAACAATATGATCGATCTGATCGGCATGCTGGCGAATGAGGTTCGCCATACGCTCAACGTCCTGCTCAGCCCCTGGCACAAACAAGGCGCCGTCGGGATGACAGAAATCAAAT
This window harbors:
- a CDS encoding LON peptidase substrate-binding domain-containing protein, whose protein sequence is MEKTLPLFPLNLIVYPGEDLNLHIFEPRYRQLINECLEEERTFGIPAFINNKLPGYGTEMHVTTLHKRYDDGRMDIKSKGVTVFRLVNFENPVAGKLYAGGDVELVEPGDGFSAHAIPLTERLERLYNLLQIETDYDSASANFSYKVAHKVGLSVEQEYELLTLETEAERQLFLIQHLNNVLPVVADMERTKQRIRMNGHFKNLDPLNF
- a CDS encoding cysteine hydrolase family protein, encoding MTNAFLIIDTQFDFCHPDGALFVPGAEQDVERMANLIRQHADQIDHIVVTLDTHHLLDIAHPLFWQDENGQHPAPFTHISADDVDAGRWVPRFSVEKARQYVHDLEADGQFQHFIWPEHCLIGSRGAALHDTLLDALKVWSRKRELDYVAVPKGLHPLSEHFGIFRAQVPDPNVPETQLNTKLIADLERFDTVYLMGEAKSHCVANSLKQILDFAPTLIAKIVVVTDCMSDVTGLGYLADSIYAEARARNVRFLAADAIFG
- a CDS encoding NUDIX hydrolase; its protein translation is MSKHQEALQDAPKFRFWKSQMESNGIKINAINDFYIRRRHNGEVLFAMLEVDADTPEGDKIPPALFLKGHAASILVSLIDNETKQKFVVLVRQRRISDGSQTYEHPAGMVDAGDAPDEVAARELGEEIGLDVTAADLTKLNPRLWFPSTGTSDEAMHFFFIERELPRDEIMAFHHKDMGNQSEFERITTVVTTLPEAHKVVNNVNGLLIHFLYLQHVGDYETMKLL
- a CDS encoding phosphodiester glycosidase family protein; protein product: MFQVRVVLLCSIGLVSTASLYAQSKTDSLQVKNANWRSTRLNRHIVWQEAHFDSLFKAKQNVNLIVLKNRRRRPTVTLASAGDSLKPTSWFGQKFNALVALNGTFFDTKNGGSVDLIKIDGHVMDTTRVAGKPLIEHQQAAIVIHNNKVQIVFGGNRPGWDRQLPEEHVMTTGPLLLQYNKPHPLVKNAFNDNRHPRTCLCIGPGKRLILATVDGRNANAQGMNLHELTDLMRWLGCRDAINLDGGGSTTLWIRSVGQGSQGVVNYPSDSKQWIHTGERPVSNVVLIR